The Anopheles maculipalpis chromosome 3RL, idAnoMacuDA_375_x, whole genome shotgun sequence genomic sequence TCAGGGCACGATCGAGCGATCCAACCGATGGTGGAGGTACGGGAGTAATCGTTGGAGCTACCGTTGCACCACCGACCGGAATAAGTGGAACACCACCCGTTACTGGAGGAACCAGCGTCGTGACAGGATTTACTATTGCGCCATCACctggcactgctgctgctgatgcagcGGTCACTCCCGATCGGACCGGTGTCATTGAGCGGGCAATCTTCCTCCGATCCGAGTTTGGTGACGGTGAACGGCTGCGGGAATGCGAACGAATCCGCTGGGAACGGGTACTTCCAATGCCATTACCACCGGAATTTGAAACAGTAGTGCCGGTGGTAGCAGGCCCCGTCGTACCGCCAGCATTGTTGGGACCATTGTTGCGTCGATCATTGTTGTATCCCTTGCGATCGTAGCGCCGGAACGAATCGTTGCTACGTAACGGTGACTTGTTGCGATACGATCCACGTCCACCAGACTTGGAATCAATCCCACTTCCGCCACCACCGCCCGTACCACTGtttccaccactaccaccaccaccggtaccTCCACCGCGCGTACGTTGCTGAAGTTCGCGGGAGCGGGATCGACGGGTATCACGCGTACGTTCGTACGACCGtgaccgggaccgggaacggcTGCGAGAACGATTCTGCATACGGCGGCTGCGGCGcgtgctgctgctattgctctgaaagaagaaaaacgaaaagagagagagagaggagataCAAATGAGTAAAACAGATTgcgtaaaaaaaatagtaaaacagaTTGGAATTTAGATTAGTTTGCTCTTGGTGCATTTGTCACCAGCCCGACTGACTCGTTCGTCTGCAAAAGCGGACTCCTTCCTATGCAACACACATCACAACCAACCCACTCGTagcagctgcagctcggatccttgagaaaggaaTCGAAGCAACTGCACTCATCGCCCATCGCCGCTGTGGGCTCTATTCAAGTCTCGATAACAATGCCATAAAGTTCCCTAATCATACTTCCATCTTCactgccgaagcaatagccatccaactagccgccgacgaaggtcGATTACCTGCCTCCTCGATAATCGATTTCTTCTGGGTTCCGGATCATTCCGGACTAGATAcgcgacaatcctatcacccgacaaaccgCATCGAAACCgcctaattaaatttttacgcATCAACAATTTATGCAGAGAAATTccagcaatagttttaacacTTTAGTAGCCATAATcccaatagttttgtattaatattatttactttttgaaTACGGTAGAGAGGCgtatgtagtctcagagactcaaagcctctataaataaatgaaaaaaaacgtaaaacagATTTAACGATCGTTGTTGTAAGTGATCAAATTCCGGATCCCATCACAGATCATCGGaggctttaaaaatattcgtaTGTACCAATGAACTTTACCCATTTCCATAACGCACTGTAAGTGTacgaagtaaataaataaataataggcCAATCTCATGCATCCAATAGGGTCACAAACAGCCAGTATCAACAAACAGAACTAATCTCCGTGCGGCCACGATTTCCCCCTGTTTGGTACACTACGTAATACAGAAGTGGCCATACACGCACGCTTGGCAAGTCAGGTTTGAACAAGTTTGTACACGCTCTACGGACTCGCGTTAGAAACGAGATGCGCGCGCAGTCATCATCAGTGAGCCATCCGTCCCCGGGGCCTATGTGAGGCATAGGGGGAAAGACCCCGGCCAGACCAAACTGAGTAATGGGTTGCCCACGTAAATAGGATGATTGCATCGGTTGTACGTGTACAGGGTTTACTTCAATCGTAGTGTAGTaatcaaccttttttttcgagtaCTTTTCGAAATCCACATCCTTTCCGTGATTAAAATTGTGTtgagcaaataattaaaaatcattagatgaaaatgtaattattgcatcaaattaaattgttgtttttacagggtttaccgtGTTACAAAAATGCTTCTGTAAATCTAGAAAAATGACATATGCAAGATGTAGCACCGTTTATGACACAAATCCCACAATTCTAGCGGCACTGTTCGCATGAACAAAGGAATTCCTGTTCTTTATTATAAATTTGGATTATAACAATTcagcacaattttttttatttgatattgCTAATTGTGCTAATGAAGTTTGCTAATATTTTTACTGTGTATTTTACGTTGTGAAGGTACACATCGCATAAGGAGTTTTTTCCGTTCCATTTGTCTTAATCTTTGTTCAAAATAATTAAGTTTTCTTCTTGCCgaaaaggaataaataaaattaaatttttagcaATACCGGAAAATGtactgaaaattaaaaaaaaacaagctaaaaaattaaactaaattcaaattcaatatAGAAATGAGAAAAAGTAACTTGTCTCGTACGATTCATTAAAttctcttcctttctttcaTGTCTAACCGTCGTCCGGTTGTGATTTTGATGAACATAGAAGGAAAACTCTGTTGTGAACCCCTTTAGGATTATTTTTCATCTCGCCCGAATACAAACGAGATTTTACTTGATTTATAAaggtaaaaacaacaacccaaaTGCTAAAACCCAAATGCTTGCCATGCACGGATATACTTCGGCGGATATACTTTGAATTGTACCGATTAACTGATTATGCGAAAAACTAAAATGGATCTTCGTTGAAGAGAAGATTGACttgatataaattttaaagtattttttacCCCGCAGCATGGCCTTTAAAAGTGTGAAAGTGAACACAATTGATAGAATATATTTAAAGATGAAATTTTTGCAAGCTAAACTACGAAAATTGATTGAAGAAAGTGgacaattttgtcaaaaaaaaaagatgtattGTTAGTGAAAGTCGATCAGTCCACCAGAAGGATCGTTTTCCAACATGGAAATCCCTGTAACATTTACCAAAAAACTACATTTCATGTCTTGTAAAGACACTGAACTATCCATCGATCTTAACACATCGCACAATAAgctagaaaagaaaatctaatCATGTGTAAACTATCAACAAAAATTACATGAATGGCAAAATTAGATGCCctatcgaataaaaaaaacattggcaaaaaaaaacaacccggcacaaaaaatatgtttcacagCGAGTTCCAGGCCCCAATTACGCACGCACACTCGGCAGGAAGGAGAATTGAAAGTGCCTTTTGTTGTTGATCAtaatgctgatggtgatgatgatgatgatgaatgcaTCATTCTTGTTCCATCCTGCACTCGCTGGCACGTAGAACATGCTTCAGCCATATTTGCATATTAGCTAGAGATCATTCTGTGAATAGCAAGAGCAACATTTGCttgattgtttttcattttcaacaccAGCTTAATTGGAGTTTGGAATAGTGCTGAACTGGATCGTCGATGTATCTCCATTAAAATACcaatcaattttctttttatagtATAACAATAATGGTATctcccaaaacaaacacacacacaagcccaATGCTTGTCGTTGTACGCAAATAGCTTAATCAGAGGCGTTTAATgcgtgtagcagcagcagcaaccacggGAGTGTTGTCGAATTGTCAAATCGACTGAGAAGGAGGTCAAGGATAGCCATTCTCGAAACCGCCCTGTGGTGGTACAGGACATTCCCTTTCGCTCGCTCGCGATCAACGCACCGCTGTACTAGCCGGATGCTGTGCCACGTTCTGTACACGTTTAATGTCACTTGTGTTGTACAAGCTGTTGTCGCTGTAAAAAATGATCCAGCATTTCTATAACGCCAACACATAAAAAtcgacaaaaaagcaaaatgctCCATTTAAAAActtgaaaatgttttgaaaataaaacgcacCAAAACCAACGTGTAACAAGGAGAGGGTTATCACGAGTACTCATTTGTCTTCCtttgtatctttttattattgttttgattCTCTAGCACGTGGCAATAATACGGAAGCTCTACATCTGGACATACTTTGTATTActacttttttgttaaagtttCTTAACCCAAAATATATCTCCAAAAACTTAAACCTTGGCATTTGAAGCTCATTAATACTGAGCTATTTTAgcgtttgtatttttcaatGGATTTTGGGTGTAAATGCttagaaaatacaaaatcgTTTTAGGTATTGTTTCGAACCATATAGAAATAGATAGAAATTCACTAAATCttttaatcataaaaaaggataTCGTATTATCATATCATAAAATTAATCTAGATCAAACGTTAGGCATACTACAAACATCTGATAGAGCCAAGACGAAGTGATCTACAATAAATACGTAAATTAAGCAGGCTCGACCTAGAACCGCTTCGCGATCTAGGCATGAAATACACACCGCATAAATTGGACCCGCCACGTCTCCTCTGCCCTGCTTAAAGGAGAGTACTAGCTAGGTTGTCCGGTGTCATTCTCATGAGCATACTGTACTCTATGGGTCGTTGTGAGCTACCTCTATTCTCCGTTATAAGCTAGACCAGCGGTCGATCAAGTACGGATCTTTGTCACCTTcagtgtgatttttttccaaaatgaaCCATCACACCTCGCTGTCCGTATTGCTCCTGGATTGGAACACACAAGACACGTAGTATTGAACATTATCGAATcccaaatgttttttttttccagaagGATAGTAGAATGTCGATGTTGGCCTGTCTTTCGTAAAGTACTTAACACATAAAGCACTAGTATTGCTCCATAGCTAAATACTCATTGCCTGTAGAGCTGCCCGAGTCGTaaaaaaatgacacaaaataaaatttcatctaAACTCCCTTTTTCAAATCTTTCCTCTGGGATCCTGTGCCCAGTcctaacaaaataaaaggttGCCTCCTACATGAACGCACGCATGATGATTTTAAAAACCGTACAGAGACACTCGGCTCAGCGTGCCATAGAACACCCCATGCGCTTCCCAAGCCGGCGCACAGCCAATGGGGTGTGCGCCGAACGAAGACCGTaccattttcatttgctgttaataatatttatagTCAGCCCGTAACCGTGCGGGATAAATTTAGCACCCAACACATCTCGTGCCGAGCTATGGGAGGTGACCACATAGAACGCGCACTCATCGCACGCATCGTGCACCAGGGGAACAACACTTACATGATCATCCTTGCCGCTGGAACCTTTGATTGGCGAATGCTGATGATGGGTGGAGGTGGACGTCTTTTGGTTGCTGGCGCTCGCCACAGTTCCTGCACCCGGACCACCCACCACaccgctactactgctgctgaccGAGGACGAGGAATTATGCGTACCACCGGAAGAGGTCTTCTCCGAGCGCTGTTCgctgtgatgatggtgatggtgtgatGATGAGTTGGAGGATCGTTCCGATACGGAAGATCCGCCGCTCACCGATACACCACCGGCCACAACCGATGATGCACTACTGCCACCCGCTGACGATCCGGGGTAGTAGATCGAACCGGCAGCACTACTGGACTGTGAGTCTTTGCTGGATCGGGCGCTAGATTCCTGCTGCAGGGGTGGCGTAAATTCGCGTTTTATCCTCATGCGCGAGCTGCTGCTCACCTCTTCGGCATGGTGATGGTTCGCGGTGGACGATGAGGAAGCGGATGGAGCCGGTAGCGATACGGCGGGCGTCACTGGTGCCGTAGCTGGCTGGGCGCTGGCACTACCACTGGTGGTCGAGGAAGCTACGGCCGACGCTGCACCATTGCTAGGTCCGGTCGGTGCCGGAGCAGGCGCACACTTCAGATACTCCTCGCTCTTGATCACCTTGAACAGCCGCTCGAGAAAGGGTTGCGTTTCCTCGGACAGGAACACGTCCAACTGTTCCTTCATCGATACGATCAGATCCTTCTCCGGTTTGTCCTTCTTCAGCAGGGCGAGCACGTACCGGGCCAGGGCGGCCGGATCGGCATCGCACAGCGGTTCCAGAACCGCCGTCAACCATATCTTTAACGCATCCGTGTTGTTGATGTACATGGCTTTGGTGCTGCCGTTGGCAACGTGTATCAGATGAACGTTCTTCCTCACTATCTATAGCACCTTCCTAACGAACGCGCCTactttgctcgttttttgttgcactgGGATCACAACTTTACTTTCGTCTGTGGAACAAACCACAACGacccgcgcacacacacacacacacacttgcgcGCTTGTTTTTGCAATACGCGTGCACTTGCTTGCGCCCTTTTTCGTCTTTGAACAACACggccacgacgacgacgacttcACTGTTTCGGTCGGTTGTGTAATAATTTGTCCCGCGTGTTGTTGTCTACCACGGATCCCCCACTCCTTTCACACTGCACTTTTCTCACTGCGTTGCTGTACGGTAAACTTTTCTCGGTGTACAGCTACTCCCAACACCTCCGCGCACACGTACCGATCGAGTTCCGAGAATTTGATGGCAACTTTTCGGCTGAAAacggtggaaagaaaattagatCCTATCGCTTCACGAATTCGCCGCCATGACAGGGGAAATCTTGTGGCGTGAACCGACCGTGAGGTTCCCGTGTGCGTGTCCGCGCGTGTATATGTGTCAGTGTGGCAGATAGCGAACTGATGATGTGTGGACACACTGTCGTCGCTGTATCACCTATTCCCGCGTACGTTTTGCACTAAAAGCGTTAAATTAAAAGTTCTGTCCACAATTTCCGCCAATAAAGCTTTCATCCACAATACACAATCTCTCTCTTCCGTCGATTAAAACTTCTTCCAAAAGTGAATTATGTTTGCTCTACAcactctacgggtacgagctGCTCTATTTTGGGCCTTTGCTTTTCTGCACTttccagaagaaaaaacactttccacGGGGAAAACTTAGCAAAGGTAACGGTGCTCAGCTGAGCTGCATCTGTAGTGTTGTAAACATAGACGGATCACGCGcgttgattcgaaaacaagatAGTTAGAGGTGAAATCGTTCCGTACAGgagagatttttctcaattctttgcattgtattttattgcaatattgaaaaaaatcatttgaaatatttttttcacttaTTGTAATGTTTTCATCCATTATGCCTACCCATAAATgcaggaaaaatggaaaaaaacttttgttCTTCATTATCGCACACCTTGGTCAAGTAGCAACCCTGTTGTTTTTTCGAACATGACCAGCTGTCAAAATGATGTGTTGtatgttgcttttgctttttattttctttccttcgctATACGAAATTTGACAACCCTCGGTGCAGAACGAATTAGGCTGCAAGGAAATCTTCGCTGATCgcggttttattttgtttccgcACCGAATCGGAGATCTACAACGCCACAGCAATGGCTTCATCCGAAACCGGAGGCGTTAAGCCGATGTCCATTACGGGCCGTATGGTCCGTGAGCGAGAGCGGCTGCTGGGCATGAGCCCTGAAGAACGTGCCTGGAGAGCGCAGTGGCTGAAGGATCAGCATCTATCCCCGAACGAACCGAAGTACGTGCCGGAGTACTGGAAGGAACGATACAATCCCATTCGCCGTGCCTACCGTGCCCCACTCAATATGGTCCAGAACGTGCTTACGCCGGTTATTGTAGGTTTTTGTTACGGAAGGCTACACCAGATCCAGTGTGTCCGGCTGTGTCGAGAGTTATGTAATGGTTGttcaaaaaacactttttcccCTCTTTTATTGTAGGGTCTTGAATGGGCACACGCTGTTCGTTTCTGGACGGGCAAGATTGCATTGAGTGCGTTCGTTGTTCTCTCGACTGCTTACTACTTCAAGTACAACCAGAATGTGAGTATGGCGGACACACTCGGCTCGACGCGGTTGAACCGgggtgatgttttgtttacatctgCCAGCTGTATGGTccgcaaacatttttttactattctCCTTTCCATTTGCAGGATTGGACTCGTAAGGGCGGTTGGCGTGTGATTCATTCGCGTGAAGCTGTTGTACCAGGAGATCCAGGTTATCCGAACTTCCCGAAGCGCGATTCTCCGGCCGACTATGCTGCCAGAGGCTTCAAACAGTCGCCCATCTAAATGTTTACGGATTGCAACGAATTAAGTGGTTGATTTGCATGTAGAtactaaataataaaaacggcACGATGCTAATGAAGCATTCACTCGATTATGGTTGGTTATGCTAAACTGAACATTCATGGTTGATATATTTAATGACCCAAACGTGGCTAAACTTCACGGAActattaaattttccaaacatttttttctaattgtaCTTAAGTGCAGGTCCTACAAAAGAGCGCAGCTTAAACTGTccttaatttattattataataaacaaataaatctccCATCTCAATATCGTAACCTCATGAACAAGATCAATACAACGTCAGAACTGACAGCTGAATCAAACCACTTTTGACAGCCGTTTTTTCACCGCgatacgtttgtttgcaaaacaaattagTTCTATTTTGTTATTAAAAGCAGAAAATTTACTAATTCACCTCTATTTTGACGCCTAAATCACCCTCCTATTTCAATCCCAAGGGCAATACATCTTCCCAGCCCATACTGAGCCGCCTAAATGTGGTGAAGTAAACAGCTGACCGTGAAAAGCAATATGGAAAACACTGAACCATGCTCGTTCACCCACCATTATCATCATTTGTGTTGTGACCGCGCGGGCGGAAACATGTcgctgttttgtttcgaacCGAACTGAGCGACACGTCCAACAGTTCAACGTTCTTCTCACACACTCACCACCAGCAACTGAAAGTGTCTAAGCAAATATATAGTTGTGCTCattttgttgtgtgctttcCGTGGTGTCGTTGGGTAAAGTTTAATGTACTGCTGCTGTCGAAATCGGAACCGAAATTGTGTCACGCACAAAGGCCAAACCACGATGGCCAGTGCCAGTGGACAGTATGTGCTTATCATTAACCTGAGAAAAAGCTTTCTGATAGAAGGTTGCTAAAACAGGTTTAATCTCCCGCTCGGTCGTGTGTTCCGGTttagaaaagttttccatttcttcggtgtgttggtgtgtgtgtttacataAGTTTTCCTGTTTGTCCTCATTTCGAAACGTCCTTCCTTCAGTGCACGCACCAACTTTTGTAATGCGCCCATTTAGCTGCGAATGGTTATTTGGAAGTTTGGATTCCAGTTGATATTGTAACATCGTACAGTAATCATTTTCAAAAccgcaccaccatcatcatcagcagcgtgAAAGCGCTGCCAAAGGTTGCTGGCCTAATCACACAAGCGCCACCAGTCTGCATGGTTAAGCGCGATCAATGCGTTGCAATAGAAAATTATGTAATACAGTGTTAATGCAAGTCGCGACTACGCACTTTCTACTACCGTACTACGATAcgaccaccactactactactagcgCCACTATACGTTCACAAACACAGGCACCACATTCTCCATGACAACGTGACAGCCGGCACCTTTGTGGTATGCTGGTCAAGTAAACCCTTTTTTGCCTATTTGGTTGTATCACACGGCTGTCTGGCGCAGCtcgaaaaacataaacaaaaaacatcacTTTCCGGCGCCGGCATCCGTTCGGTCCTGTTGTGAGGAAGGACCGGATAAAATAGAAGATGACGAGTGGTAACAGATGATTCTTGGCGACGCAAAACATTGACCAAAGAAAAGAGCAACGATTACACACAGCACATTAGAATTGGAATTTGTCGATCGGAAGCATAAAACATCCCATCGTACAGTCAAATCGCTTCTGCATCACTTCCTCGATATTCCTGGCCGATCCCGCACCGAATGCACCATCTGTGGGAAGGATTTTCGCGCCGCCCCTTAATCCATTTTAACGACTGCACCGGACCAGTTCCGATCGCACCACTAGCAGTAAGTATCCGTAAACTCTTTCATTAACCGATACACAAAATCCTAGATATAGTTTTTAAGCaaacttcttcttttgcttggcttaactaccttctaagtcacgccggccatctaatggcttgctagaGATGCTGATtgcacgtagttagatagtcaatcctcactacggg encodes the following:
- the LOC126565527 gene encoding uncharacterized protein LOC126565527, giving the protein MASSETGGVKPMSITGRMVRERERLLGMSPEERAWRAQWLKDQHLSPNEPKYVPEYWKERYNPIRRAYRAPLNMVQNVLTPVIGLEWAHAVRFWTGKIALSAFVVLSTAYYFKYNQNDWTRKGGWRVIHSREAVVPGDPGYPNFPKRDSPADYAARGFKQSPI